A window of the Desulfovulcanus ferrireducens genome harbors these coding sequences:
- a CDS encoding glutamate synthase-related protein — MINKPINQNYYDFVIERDKELCINCRVCERQCSYLAHFWDENRQKVMHDNTKCVGCHRCEAFCPTGALTIRRNRSEFRENSLWKPWFLKNIYKQADSGGVLLAAMGNPAPYPIFWDHLLLDASQVTNPSIDPLREPMELRTYLGSKPDKLEFEESSEGKVSLKTKLSPQIKLNYPIMFSAMSYGSINFNLHIAMARAATELGIVYNTGEGGLHPDLYQYGPNTIVQVASGRFGVHRDYLNAGAGIEIKIGQGAKPGIGGHLPGEKIGPGVSMTRMIPEGSDALSPAPHHDIYSIEDLRQLIYALKEATEYRLPVSVKIAAVHNSAAIASGIVRAGADIVAIDGFRGGTGAAPTMIRDNVGIPIEMALASVDQRLRDEGIRNHASLVVAGGIRCSADVVKAIALGADAVYIGSAALIAVGCTMCQRCYTGKCPWGIATNVPALARRQNPEIATKKLINLVRGWGHEIEEMLGGMGLNSIESLRGNREKLRAVGLNQVELDILGVKPAGR; from the coding sequence TTGATTAACAAGCCAATTAATCAGAACTACTACGATTTTGTAATTGAGCGCGATAAGGAACTCTGTATTAACTGCCGGGTGTGTGAACGGCAATGTTCTTATCTGGCTCATTTTTGGGATGAAAACAGGCAGAAGGTCATGCATGACAATACCAAGTGTGTTGGGTGTCATCGCTGTGAGGCCTTTTGTCCTACAGGGGCCCTGACCATTAGGCGGAACAGATCAGAATTCAGAGAAAACTCTCTCTGGAAACCCTGGTTTTTAAAAAATATCTACAAGCAGGCCGACTCAGGTGGTGTATTACTGGCTGCCATGGGCAATCCTGCACCTTATCCTATCTTTTGGGATCATCTTCTCCTGGATGCCAGCCAGGTAACCAACCCTTCCATTGACCCTTTGCGTGAGCCCATGGAGTTGAGGACCTACTTGGGTTCCAAACCGGATAAGCTCGAGTTTGAAGAGAGCAGCGAGGGCAAAGTTAGTCTGAAAACCAAGCTGAGTCCGCAGATCAAGCTCAATTACCCAATCATGTTCTCGGCCATGTCCTATGGCTCAATTAATTTTAACCTGCATATAGCCATGGCCAGAGCGGCCACAGAATTGGGCATTGTTTACAATACTGGCGAGGGTGGGTTGCACCCTGATTTATATCAGTATGGGCCCAACACCATAGTTCAGGTGGCATCAGGCCGGTTTGGGGTCCACAGGGACTACTTGAATGCCGGTGCTGGTATTGAAATTAAAATCGGTCAGGGAGCAAAGCCTGGTATTGGCGGCCATTTGCCAGGGGAAAAGATTGGCCCTGGAGTATCCATGACCAGGATGATTCCAGAGGGTTCAGACGCCCTTTCACCGGCCCCGCATCATGATATTTATTCCATCGAGGATTTGCGTCAGCTTATTTATGCATTGAAAGAGGCCACAGAATACCGTCTTCCTGTTTCGGTTAAGATTGCTGCTGTGCATAATTCCGCAGCTATTGCTTCGGGCATTGTTCGGGCTGGTGCGGATATTGTGGCCATTGACGGGTTTAGAGGCGGAACCGGGGCAGCACCGACAATGATTCGCGATAATGTAGGTATTCCAATTGAAATGGCCCTGGCTTCTGTCGATCAAAGACTCAGGGATGAAGGCATCCGCAACCATGCTTCTTTGGTGGTTGCTGGCGGAATCAGATGCAGTGCTGATGTAGTCAAGGCTATCGCACTGGGGGCTGACGCTGTCTATATTGGTTCGGCAGCCTTGATAGCCGTAGGCTGTACCATGTGTCAGCGTTGTTATACTGGAAAGTGCCCGTGGGGAATTGCAACCAACGTTCCAGCATTAGCCAGAAGGCAGAACCCTGAAATTGCGACCAAGAAATTAATCAATCTGGTCCGGGGATGGGGCCATGAGATTGAGGAAATGTTAGGTGGTATGGGCTTAAATTCCATTGAAAGCCTGCGTGGAAACAGAGAAAAATTAAGGGCAGTGGGCCTTAATCAGGTTGAACTGGATATCTTAGGTGTAAAACCAGCAGGAAGGTAG
- a CDS encoding 4Fe-4S dicluster domain-containing protein, whose protein sequence is MKRVYVNPEVCIGCHICELACMTGHSQSKDLIIAFRDEQAQGLIPRNTVDHAGWISASLSCRHCDEPACVQACISGALTKDKESGRVVYDEEQCVGCWSCLMACSFGAIKRHPIKEKIVKCDLCPGRDVPACVAACPNEALEFAEK, encoded by the coding sequence ATGAAGCGCGTATACGTAAATCCAGAAGTTTGCATAGGCTGCCATATTTGTGAGCTGGCCTGTATGACAGGGCATTCTCAAAGTAAAGATTTGATTATTGCTTTCCGGGACGAGCAGGCACAGGGTTTGATCCCGCGCAATACAGTTGACCATGCAGGCTGGATCTCGGCCTCCTTGAGCTGTCGGCATTGTGACGAGCCTGCTTGCGTGCAGGCGTGTATTTCAGGAGCCCTGACCAAAGATAAGGAAAGTGGACGGGTAGTCTATGATGAAGAGCAATGCGTAGGATGCTGGTCATGTCTTATGGCCTGTTCTTTTGGGGCTATTAAACGTCATCCCATCAAAGAAAAGATCGTCAAATGCGATTTGTGTCCAGGCAGAGATGTCCCAGCCTGTGTTGCGGCCTGTCCAAACGAGGCTCTGGAATTTGCAGAAAAATAG